The following coding sequences are from one Eucalyptus grandis isolate ANBG69807.140 chromosome 11, ASM1654582v1, whole genome shotgun sequence window:
- the LOC104427703 gene encoding heparan-alpha-glucosaminide N-acetyltransferase: MDEAKRVEEGLAGDTQTQLIKEHGEGDLCKKIDRNDGGHRIDDVPDQPLAKQVEEQPQVKQKSKRVATLDAFRGLTIVLMILVDDAGGAYARIDHSPWNGCTLADFVMPFFLFIVGVAIALALKKIPRIKDAIKKIVIRTLKLLFWGILLQGGYSHAPDDLSYGVDMKHIRWFGILQRIALVYFIVALIETLTTKHRPAVLEPGHLSIFTAYRWQWIGGFVAFVIYMVTTYALYVPDWSFVVHGQDEPERYTVKCGMRGHLGPACNAVGYVDRQVWGINHLYTQPVWQRLKACTLSSPSSGPFRDDAPTWCRAPFEPEGLLSTISAILSGTIGIHYGHVLIHFKGHSERLKQWVSMGLCLLIVAIILHFTDAIPINKQLYSFSYVCFTAGVAGIVFSAFYIVIDVWGLRTPFLFLEWIGMNAMLVFVMAAQGIFAAFINGWYYKDPDDNLVNWIQKHIFINVWHSERLGTLLYVIFAEIVFWGVVSGILHKLGIYWKL, encoded by the exons ATGGATGAAGCGAAGAGAGTAGAAGAAGGACTCGCCGGGGACACCCAGACACAGCTTATTAAGGAACATGGCGAAGGTGACTTGTGCAAGAAAATTGACAGAAACGATGGCGGACATCGCATCGACGATGTGCCTGACCAGCCTCTTGCCAAGCAAGTAGAGGAGCAGCCACAGGTTAAGCAGAAGAGCAAGAGGGTTGCGACTTTGGATGCATTTAGAGGCCTCACCATAGTG TTGATGATACTCGTGGATGATGCTGGGGGAGCATATGCACGCATCGACCACTCGCCTTGGAATGGTTGCACGTTGGCTGATTTTGTCatgcctttctttctcttcattgttGGCGTGGCAATCGCCCTTGCTCTCAAG AAAATTCCCAGAATCAAGGATGCAATAAAAAAGATTGTCATAAGGACATTGAAGCTTCTTTTCTGGGGCATTCTGTTGCAAG GAGGATATTCCCATGCACCTGATGATCTGTCCTATGGAGTAGACATGAAGCACATCCGATGGTTCGGCATCCTTCAG CGAATAGCACTTGTTTACTTTATCGTAGCCCTAATAGAGACTCTCACCACAAAGCACAGACCAGCAGTACTGGAGCCTGGACATTTATCTATTTTCACAGCATACCGTTGGCAATG GATCGGGGGGTTTGTCGCTTTTGTAATTTACATGGTGACGACGTATGCTTTATATGTTCCTGATTGGAGCTTCGTTGTCCATGGCCAGGATGAACCTGAGAGATATACA GTCAAATGTGGAATGAGAGGACACCTAGGTCCTGCATGCAACGCGGTTGGCTACGTCGACCGACAGGTTTGGGGCATCAATCATCTGTATACGCAGCCAGTCTGGCAACGATTAAAG GCTTGCACCCTTAGTTCCCCGAGTTCCGGCCCTTTTCGTGATGATGCTCCTACGTGGTGCCGGGCTCCATTTGAGCCAGAAGGCTTATTGAG TACAATTTCAGCCATTCTATCCGGCACTATTGGCATCCACTACGGGCATGTCCTGATTCACTTCAAG GGTCACTCTGAGAGGCTCAAGCAGTGGGTCTCAATGGGGCTTTGCTTACTTATTGTTGCCATTATCCTACATTTTACAGATG CCATTCCTATTAACAAGCAGCTTTATAGCTTCAGCTATGTCTGCTTCACAGCTGGTGTAGCTGGAATTGTGTTTTCTGCCTTCTACATAGTG ATCGATGTTTGGGGATTGAGAACGCCCTTCTTATTCTTGGAGTGGATTGGAATGAACGCGATGCTTGTGTTCGTGATGGCTGCACAGGGCATCTTCGCTGCATTCATAAATGGATGGTACTACAAAGATCCAGACGACAATCTG GTGAATTGGATCCAAAAGCACATATTCATCAACGTTTGGCACTCGGAGCGGTTAGGGACGCTCTTGTACGTGATATTCGCGGAGATAGTTTTCTGGGGAGTCGTCTCCGGCATCCTACACAAACTGGGTATATACTGGAAGCTATGA
- the LOC104425953 gene encoding (-)-isopiperitenol/(-)-carveol dehydrogenase, mitochondrial — MQSFEPVKWDKSESRKDLEGLNENGNSARTYHVGAQNVLPKFFCPFPLGPIETFLLIQSKKKKKKNNIPFGTNSSVVRRWKNAETATDSSKMNRLQGKVVIVTGGASGIGEATARLFAAHGARMVVIADVQETGPEVAASVGTGNCTYVHCDVTEEPQVESLVRSTVDLWGRLDVMFSNVGVVSGCDQTVLDLDLGQFDRVMAINVRGMAACIKHAARAMAEGGVRGSIVCTSSVTGRSGGVRNTDYHVSKHALGGLVRSASVQLGAHGIRVNSVSPYAVATPGLCRMLGTEAEEAERAYEQYVCLKGGEPMKARHVAEAVLFLASDEAAFVTGHDLVVDGGFLHQPFRSSQRWPSPGSSQ, encoded by the exons ATGCAATCTTTCGAGCCCGTGAAATG GGACAAATCGGAATCCAGAAAAGATCTCGagggtttgaatgaaaatggcAATTCTGCCAGAACTTACCACGTTGGGGCCCAAAATGTCCTTCCGAagtttttttgtccttttcctcTTGGCCCTATAGAAACTTTCCTACTaattcaaagcaaaaaaaaaaaaaaaaaaaacaatattccTTTCGGCACAAACTCGTCAGTCGTCCGCCGCTGGAAAAACGCCGAAACCGCCACCGACAGCTCGAAGATGAATAGACTCCAAGGCAAAGTCGTCATCGTCACCGGCGGCGCGAGCGGCATAGGCGAGGCGACGGCTCGTCTCTTCGCCGCCCACGGCGCTCGCATGGTCGTCATCGCCGACGTCCAAGAAACAGGCCCAGAAGTCGCCGCCTCCGTCGGCACCGGTAACTGCACCTACGTACACTGCGACGTCACGGAGGAGCCCCAGGTGGAGTCCCTGGTCCGATCGACCGTCGACCTGTGGGGCCGCCTCGACGTCATGTTCAGCAACGTCGGCGTCGTGAGCGGGTGCGACCAGACCGTGCTCGACCTCGACCTGGGCCAGTTCGACCGCGTCATGGCGATCAACGTGCGCGGGATGGCCGCCTGCATAAAGCACGCGGCGCGCGCGATGGCGGAGGGCGGCGTGAGGGGAAGCATCGTGTGCACGTCGAGCGTCACGGGGCGCTCCGGCGGGGTCCGCAACACGGACTACCACGTGTCGAAGCACGCGCTGGGCGGGCTGGTGCGGTCGGCGAGCGTGCAGCTAGGGGCCCACGGGATCCGCGTCAACTCGGTGTCGCCGTACGCGGTGGCGACGCCCGGGCTGTGCCGCATGCTGGGgacggaggcggaggaggcggagagGGCGTACGAGCAGTACGTGTGCCTGAAAGGCGGGGAGCCGATGAAGGCGCGGCACGTGGCGGAGGCGGTGCTGTTTCTGGCGAGCGACGAGGCGGCGTTCGTGACGGGGCATGATCTGGTGGTGGACGGCGGATTCCTGCACCAGCCGTTCAGGTCGAGTCAGCGGTGGCCGTCTCCCGGCTCCAGCCAGTAG
- the LOC104425954 gene encoding RNA polymerase II C-terminal domain phosphatase-like 4 yields MKTDHSSGDHPPMSSSVTRSVSSYLKQKLHSIHSHLGGGGGRKLDEEPAPSGSGQGSKPGSSAATACSHATVLEGSCADCGKTLGGRYGGDFGYLVEGLRLSAAEVAGYRNSWNLAATKKLCLVLDLDNTLVDSILASHLAPEEQCPLDAADAPLNGTLFVLQNLPLVTKLRPFALEFLRQAGDMFEMYVYTMGNREYASTVARLLDPAGAYFGSRVISREFSTSSTYKSLDLVLAPESAVLILDDTEEVWPDHRRNLIPVPGYKYFDFESGPDEGVDWKSYAQTKVDEAEDGGVLSSILAALKDVHREFFDPQYGADNWDNRDVRKVLAGVRSRVLKGCVLTFSKIVASGSESGRLRAAAEELGAKCKAGLGSSVTHVVALDGGEESSRWAKREGKKLVSPDWLWAAYYHWRRRPEDEFSVSSES; encoded by the coding sequence ATGAAGACGGATCATTCTTCCGGCGACCATCCTCCCATGTCGTCGTCCGTCACTCGCTCCGTTTCGTCGTATCTTAAGCAGAAGTTGCATTCCATCCACTCTCAcctgggcggcggcggcggtcgcaAGCTCGACGAGGAACCGGCGCCGTCGGGTTCGGGACAAGGCTCGAAACCCGGATCTTCTGCAGCCACGGCGTGCAGCCACGCCACCGTCCTCGAGGGGTCGTGCGCCGACTGCGGCAAGACCCTCGGGGGTCGCTACGGCGGGGATTTCGGGTACTTGGTGGAAGGGCTGCGGCTCTCGGCGGCCGAGGTCGCGGGGTACCGCAACTCGTGGAATCTCGCGGCCACTAAGAAGCTCTGCTTGGTCCTCGATTTGGACAACACGCTGGTGGACTCGATCCTGGCGTCGCACTTAGCGCCGGAAGAGCAATGCCCGCTGGACGCTGCGGATGCGCCGTTGAACGGGACGCTCTTCGTGCTGCAAAATTTGCCCCTGGTGACCAAACTGAGGCCGTTCGCGCTCGAGTTCCTGCGGCAAGCCGGCGACATGTTCGAGATGTACGTGTACACGATGGGCAACCGGGAGTACGCGTCCACGGTCGCCCGCCTGCTCGATCCGGCGGGGGCCTACTTCGGCTCCAGGGTCATCTCGCGCGAGTTCAGCACCTCCTCCACCTACAAGAGCCTCGACCTCGTGCTGGCGCCGGAGAGCGCGGTCCTCATCCTGGACGACACCGAGGAAGTCTGGCCGGATCACAGAAGGAACTTGATCCCGGTCCCGGGGTACAAGTACTTCGATTTCGAGAGCGGTCCCGACGAAGGCGTAGATTGGAAGTCGTACGCCCAGACGAAGGTCGACGAGGCCGAGGACGGGGGCGTGCTGTCGTCGATACTCGCCGCGCTGAAGGACGTGCACCGGGAATTTTTCGACCCGCAGTATGGGGCGGACAATTGGGACAACAGGGACGTGAGGAAGGTGCTGGCCGGGGTGCGGTCCAGGGTCCTGAAGGGTTGCGTGCTAACCTTTAGCAAGATCGTGGCGTCGGGGTCGGAGTCGGGTCGGCTCCGGGCCGCGGCGGAGGAGCTAGGGGCCAAGTGCAAGGCAGGCCTCGGGTCGTCGGTGACGCACGTGGTGGCGCTGGACGGCGGAGAAGAGAGCTCGAGGTGGGCGAAGCgggaagggaagaaattggtaTCGCCGGATTGGTTATGGGCTGCTTATTATCACTGGCGGAGAAGGCCGGAAGATGAATTTTCAGTGTCATCGGAAAGTTAG
- the LOC104425956 gene encoding (-)-isopiperitenol/(-)-carveol dehydrogenase, mitochondrial — protein MSDSKKRLEGKVTVVTGGASGIGEATARLFASHGARAVVIADIQDALGEQVAASIGAEVCTFARCDVTDEDQVEALVRSTVQAHGRLDVMFCNAGVVSPSDQKILDLELSQFDRLMALNVRGVAACVKHAARAMVEGRVRGSILCTGSVSGSCGGVRRTDYHVSKHAVVGLVRSASVQLGAHGIRVNCVSPYALATRLTSASLGGMSAEEVERYYEPAMVLKGGGMLKAGDVAEAVLFLASDESAFITGHDLVVDGGFLLRR, from the coding sequence ATGTCCGATTCCAAGAAAAGGCTCGAAGGCAAGGTGACCGTCGTCACCGGCGGCGCGAGCGGCATCGGCGAGGCCACCGCCCGCCTCTTCGCCTCCCACGGCGCGCGCGCCGTCGTCATCGCCGACATCCAGGACGCCCTCGGCGAACAGGTGGCCGCCTCGATCGGGGCCGAGGTTTGCACCTTCGCGCGCTGCGACGTCACCGACGAAGACCAGGTCGAGGCCCTCGTCCGGTCGACGGTGCAGGCCCACGGGCGCCTCGACGTCATGTTCTGCAATGCCGGGGTGGTGAGCCCCTCGGACCAGAAGATCCTCGACCTGGAGCTCTCCCAGTTCGATCGGCTGATGGCGCTCAACGTGCGGGGCGTGGCGGCGTGCGTGAAGCACGCGGCGCGGGCGATGGTCGAGGGGCGCGTGAGGGGCAGCATCCTGTGCACGGGCAGCGTGTCCGGGAGCTGCGGCGGGGTGCGGCGGACGGACTACCACGTGTCGAAGCACGCGGTGGTGGGGCTGGTTAGGTCGGCGAGCGTCCAGCTCGGGGCCCACGGGATCAGGGTGAACTGCGTGTCGCCGTACGCGCTGGCGACGCGGCTCACGAGCGCCTCGCTCGGGGGGATGAGCGCGGAGGAGGTGGAGAGGTACTACGAGCCGGCCATGGTGTTGAAGGGCGGAGGGATGCTGAAGGCCGGGGACGTGGCGGAGGCGGTGCTGTTTCTGGCGTCGGACGAGTCGGCGTTCATCACAGGGCACGATTTGGTCGTGGACGGCGGATTCCTTCTCCGgcgttag
- the LOC104425958 gene encoding homeobox-leucine zipper protein HAT5, translating to MAGGGGCEGSAIASLLQNQRVSPSSDAFFFYGSSFSVGSRSMVSFEDASGANVSKNPFFQAFDPHEIGEEELDEYLHQPEKKRRLTTEQVHFLEKNFELENKLEPERKIQLAKDLGLQPRQVAIWFQNRRARWKTKHLEKEYEDLQASYNSLKADCDGLLKENDKLKTEVLVLTDKLLIKARGTQNSKLSNASSPGPPENPVACSKGEEERISTVPEDVCPGKSEISDSDSPNGGYSPLREHGDSSYAFEPDLSDSSQDEDYTRNENLQHLCVFPKLEETRDDYPILSTSSCHFGFPPEDQASWPWPY from the exons atggcgggcggtggtggttGCGAGGGTTCAGCGATCGCATCTTTGCTTCAGAACCAGCGAGTCTCTCCCTCTTCCGATGCCTTTTTCTTTTACGGGTCTTCTTTTTCTGTAG GATCGAGATCCATGGTGAGCTTTGAGGATGCTAGCGGGGCAAACGTGTCGAAAAATCCCTTCTTCCAAGCGTTTGATCCCCATGAAATCGGGGAGGAAGAGCTGGACGAGTATCTCCATCAACccgagaagaagaggaggctGACGACCGAGCAGGTCCATTTCCTCGAGAAGAACTTCGAGCTGGAGAACAAGCTCGAGCCGGAGAGGAAGATCCAGCTCGCCAAGGACCTCGGTTTGCAGCCCCGGCAAGTCGCGATATGGTTCCAGAACCGCCGGGCCCGATGGAAGACCAAGCACTTGGAGAAGGAATACGAAGATCTGCAAGCCAGCTATAACAGCCTCAAGGCCGACTGCGACGGCCTTCTCAAGGAAAACGATAAGCTCAAAACCGAG GTTCTTGTCCTTACGGACAAGCTTCTTATCAAAGCAAGAGGAACGCAAAATTCCAAATTGTCCAACGCATCATCTCCTGGACCACCGGAGAATCCCGTCGCCTGCTCCAAGGGCGAAGAAGAGAGAATTTCGACGGTACCCGAAGATGTCTGTCCCGGCAAGAGCGAGATATCGGATTCCGACAGTCCAAATGGTGGCTATTCTCCGCTGAGAGAGCACGGTGATTCTTCCTACGCCTTCGAGCCCGACCTCTCGGATTCGTCCCAAGACGAGGACTACACGCGGAATGAGAACCTGCAGCATCTGTGCGTCTTCCCGAAGCTAGAAGAGACTCGAGACGATTACCCCATCCTATCCACAAGCTCGTGCCATTTCGGATTCCCTCCCGAAGATCAAGCCTCCTGGCCCTGGCCGTACTAA